GAGCGGCACGATCGGGTATGGGTAACCCGTCGCGTCGATATTGCCCGTCACTGGGCAGAACACCACCCCGCCCAAGGTGAATTCCGAAGGGCAGATAAAAAATCGGTTTGTAGCAGTTTGGACACAGCACTGGATTAACAATGACTAACTTGAAGTACCCAATGCATACCTATTACGCACCCAAAGGAGGGCATCCGCCGCAGACACAATTGTTATCTGATCGCGCGGTATTTACCGAGGCCTACGCGGTCATTCCCAAAGGTGTCATGCGCGATATCGTCACCAGTTACCTGCCGTTCTGGGAGAAGACCCGCCTGTGGGTGTTGTCGCGCCCATTATCAGGATTTGCCGAGACTTTCTCCCAGTACATTATGGAAGTGCAGTCCGGTGGTGGTAGTGACCGCCCTGAGTCAGACCCCAACGCGGAGGGCGTACTGTTTGTTGTGGAGGGGGAGCTGACTCTGACCCTCAACGGCCAACGCTTCCGCATGGAAGAGGGCGGCTATGCCTTTATCCCGCCCGGCAGTGACTGGAAGGTACACAACGAATGCGCTTCCACCCTGCGTTTTCACTGGATCAGAAAATATTACGAGCGTGTGGAAGGCATTGATGTGCCGGAAGCGTTTGTAACCAACGAAAAAGATATCAAACCCATCGAGATGCCCGACACCGAGGGTTGCTGGGCCACTACCCGCTTCGTGGATATCGAGGACTTCCGGCACGACATGCACGTGAACATCGTGACATTCCAGCCCGGCGGCGTGATTCCGTTTGCGGAGACTCACGTGATGGAACACGGCCTCTATGTCCTGCAGGGGAAAGCGGCTTACCTGCTGAATAAAGACTGGGTGGAAGTCGAGGCGGGAGACTACATGTGGCTGCGCGCTTTCTGCCCCCAGGCCTGTTATGCCGGCGGCCCCGGCCCGTTCCGATACCTCCTCTACAAAGACGTGAACCGTCAAATGAAGCTGGGCGGATTCGGGCAGCGCTAATTGCTATGCGTATACACGGAAGGAGTGGGCCGTACGCAAAGCTCTGTAACAGTTCGCTTCGCCAAAATGTCCAGCTCTGCGTTGAGAAAGCTCGAAATAGAACCACTATTCCAGCGCATTCTCGCCTTGATCTGAAAATTTTGGCTGTGCTCCTTTGCTACAGCGCTTCACGCACG
The Microbulbifer celer DNA segment above includes these coding regions:
- a CDS encoding bifunctional allantoicase/(S)-ureidoglycine aminohydrolase; this translates as MTNLKYPMHTYYAPKGGHPPQTQLLSDRAVFTEAYAVIPKGVMRDIVTSYLPFWEKTRLWVLSRPLSGFAETFSQYIMEVQSGGGSDRPESDPNAEGVLFVVEGELTLTLNGQRFRMEEGGYAFIPPGSDWKVHNECASTLRFHWIRKYYERVEGIDVPEAFVTNEKDIKPIEMPDTEGCWATTRFVDIEDFRHDMHVNIVTFQPGGVIPFAETHVMEHGLYVLQGKAAYLLNKDWVEVEAGDYMWLRAFCPQACYAGGPGPFRYLLYKDVNRQMKLGGFGQR